Proteins from a single region of Schistocerca gregaria isolate iqSchGreg1 chromosome 3, iqSchGreg1.2, whole genome shotgun sequence:
- the LOC126355479 gene encoding probable serine/threonine-protein kinase nek3, which translates to MKAPLVLLSAVIAAAVARPGSLEAVQSTIPDVASSKAPTAKTINNPNQEANVDGKNTVRITRSLHNPVRGTFETPRLTNPILPNSSPISDSSNDSTSTRFVDNPHIGLPFGTVLPLPDPPGRSQVSPTTNTADASTTFKVRIDSPHVGLPADSPISASPASTTIVSSPITDFQTDTSPEGAFGSSLYNILTEVASMDDGPNKRSTGSSPASLTVNSGAVHSSSQPKSQSVNVSPDPPNAFTPNSFPTHSTLVFFPVSSPISNPPSTAGLPLKSGSNNFPTNNGNIDFLVSNPFSVFLGKTVSPKFFSKNPFSILPSTSSQVQFFHSLPINSVTGNPQSHIPINTVSFGFPSSSPKTCPLKNIAFLMKNPPHSVTANIPTSVAPVTSRSNSVLVNSASVLLYSNTVPLGNVVNTAQGPVLVGGPSNFAIFPQQPSLDDISQVLAAQKVPGGAAATASAGLTSSRATNASPVTIFFAGLPSSLDSSRSH; encoded by the exons ATGAAGGCGCCACTG GTGCTCCTGAGCGCAGTGATCGCAGCTGCAGTGGCCAGGCCTGGATCGCTGGAGGCTGTACAATCGACCATCCCAGACGTTGCATCCTCAAAGGCGCCAACAGCGAAGACAATCAACAATCCCAACCAAGAGGCAAATGTTGATGGCAAGAACACAGTTAGAATCACCAGAAGTCTCCATAACCCTGTACGAGGCACTTTCGAAACGCCTAGACTCACCAACCCCATACTGCCTAACAGTTCTCCCATCAGTGACAGTAGCAATGACTCTACCAGCACTCGGTTTGTTGACAATCCCCACATCGGTCTTCCGTTTGGAACCGTGTTGCCTCTACCTGATCCTCCAGGTCGATCTCAAGTCTCACCAACTACTAACACTGCAGATGCTTCGACTACTTTTAAAGTACGAATAGACAGCCCTCATGTTGGCCTTCCTGCTGACAGTCCCATTTCTGCTTCACCTGCCAGTACCACTATTGTCAGCAGTCCAATAACTGATTTCCAGACTGATACCTCACCTGAAGGAGCCTTTGGCAGTTCCCTTTACAATATTCTTACTGAGGTAGCTTCGATGGATGATGGTCCTAACAAACGTTCGACTGGTAGTTCTCCTGCCAGCTTAACTGTCAACAGCGGTGCTGTCCATTCCAGCAGCCAGCCCAAAAGTCAGTCTGTTAACGTCAGTCCAGATCCCCCAAACGCTTTCACTCCCAACAGTTTCCCCACTCATAGTACCCTTGTTTTCTTTCCTGTCAGTAGCCCCATTTCAAATCCTCCTAGCACTGCTGGTTTACCTTTGAAAAGCGGCTCTAATAATTTTCCGACCAACAACGGCAATATTGATTTTCTTGTAAGTAATCCCTTCAGCGTATTCCTCGGCAAAACTGTCAGTCCCAAATTCTTCTCTAAAAACCCATTTTCGATTTTGCCCTCCACTAGTAGCCAAgttcaattttttcacagtcttCCAATCAACAGTGTTACAGGCAATCCTCAAAGCCATATTCCCATTAACACTGTCTCATTTGGTTTCCCCAGCAGTAGCCCCAAAACTTGTCCTCTGAAAAATATTGCTTTCCTTATGAAGAACCCTCCTCACAGCGTTACTGCAAACATTCCCACTTCAGTAGCTCCAGTAACTAGCCGCTCCAACAGTGTTCTAGTCAATAGTGCCAGCGTACTCCTGTATAGCAATactgtgccacttggaaatgtcgTCAACACGGCTCAAGGTCCTGTCCTCGTTGGCGGACCCTCGAATTTCGCCATTTTTCCACAACAGCCATCACTGGATGACATCAGTCAG